The following are from one region of the Synechococcus sp. CBW1108 genome:
- a CDS encoding DUF2887 domain-containing protein produces MACSGPGCPVVLLEVQMHPDSGFHRRLSAQSLRFVQRHPRVEHLEVVVITPHHRLRLGPSNPPRLLQAVLQEVHWISLEALSQQQDLDPLLNLLTLPVRPESEIAGSSQQILASRPDLDTVVLPMLAQRFHYFSAEQIIAMPA; encoded by the coding sequence ATGGCGTGCTCTGGCCCAGGGTGTCCGGTGGTGCTGCTGGAGGTGCAAATGCACCCGGATTCAGGTTTCCACAGGCGCCTCTCAGCCCAGAGCCTGCGCTTTGTGCAGCGTCACCCCAGGGTGGAGCACCTGGAGGTGGTGGTGATTACGCCCCATCACCGCCTGAGACTGGGACCATCCAATCCGCCCCGGCTGCTGCAGGCAGTTTTGCAGGAAGTGCACTGGATCAGCCTGGAGGCCTTGAGCCAGCAGCAAGATCTCGATCCGCTGCTCAACCTGCTCACCCTGCCAGTGCGCCCTGAGAGCGAAATAGCGGGCAGCAGTCAGCAGATCCTCGCCAGCCGCCCTGATCTGGACACGGTTGTGCTGCCTATGCTGGCTCAACGATTTCATTACTTCAGCGCAGAGCAAATCATCGCGATGCCTGCATGA